The Bradyrhizobium diazoefficiens genome contains the following window.
TACAATGCCTATGCGCGCGTCGGCGGCGATCCCACTTATGCGGGACGGCAGGGCGACTACCAGGCGCTGCTGCGGCCGCTGTTCATGCTGTCGTTCCTGGTCGATGATGTCCTGGCCGAGAACGACGATTTTGGCGCACGCACCGTGCTGCTGTCGAGCGCCTCGAGCAAGACCGCGTTCGGGCTCGCCCATCTGCTGCACGCGCGCGGACGCAAGGTGATCGGACTGACATCAGCGGGCAATACCGGCTTCGTCACGTCACTCGGCTGCTATGACGAGGTCGTCACCTATGACCGCGCGACGTCAATGCCTGCGGACGCACCGGTCGCTTTCGTCGACATGGCCGGCAACAGCGCGCTGCGCGCCGGACTGCACCGGCATTTTGGCGACCAGATGAAATGCTCGGTGCGCGTCGGTTTGACGCATCGCGCCACCGACGCCGATGAAGGCGAGCTGCCCGGCGCAAAGCCGCGCTGGTTCTTCGCGCCCGATCAGATCCGCAAGCGCGCCAAGGAATGGGGTCCGGGCGGCATCGAACAACGCTTTGGCGCGGCATGGTCTGGATTTGCGCCGACGCTGGACAAGCGTCTGACCGTGGTCGAGAGCCGCGGGCCCGAGGCAGTACGACAGGTCTATCTCGACACGCTGAAGGGGCGCATTCCGCCTGAGCAGGGCCACATGCTCTCGCTGCTCGGGTAAAGCGCTTTTGACGTCCGTCGATCCAGTATAGCGTTTCGATCTCAGAGGAAACGCCGCGAAGACGGCCCGAGGTCGCGCATGCTGGACAAGACGCAGGATATTTCCGTCGCCGTGCAGGC
Protein-coding sequences here:
- a CDS encoding DUF2855 family protein; amino-acid sequence: MTSSDFIVARDDFEQCKTIATELPAVDALPQDALLVKVDRFALTANNITYAVLGDELKYWQLFPAPQGFGNIPVWGFGEAIASTHPNVPVGERLFGYFPMATHLIIEATDVSKRSLRDGAAHRQGVAPVYNAYARVGGDPTYAGRQGDYQALLRPLFMLSFLVDDVLAENDDFGARTVLLSSASSKTAFGLAHLLHARGRKVIGLTSAGNTGFVTSLGCYDEVVTYDRATSMPADAPVAFVDMAGNSALRAGLHRHFGDQMKCSVRVGLTHRATDADEGELPGAKPRWFFAPDQIRKRAKEWGPGGIEQRFGAAWSGFAPTLDKRLTVVESRGPEAVRQVYLDTLKGRIPPEQGHMLSLLG